In Pantoea cypripedii, the following proteins share a genomic window:
- the secY gene encoding preprotein translocase subunit SecY — MAKQPGLDFQSAKGGFGELKRRLLFVIGALIVFRIGSFIPIPGIDATVLAKLLEQQRGTIIEMFNMFSGGALSRASIFALGIMPYISASIIIQLLTVVHPALAEIKKEGEAGRRKISQYTRYGTLVLAVFQSIGIATGLPNMPGMQGLVINPGFAFYFTAVVSLVTGTMFLMWLGEQITERGIGNGISIIIFAGIVAGLPPAIGHTIEQARQGDLHFLLLLLVAVLVFAVTFFVVFVERGQRRIVVNYAKRQQGRRVYAAQSTHLPLKVNMAGVIPAIFASSIILFPATIASWFGGGTGWNWLTTISLYLQPGQPLYVLLYATAIIFFCFFYTALVFNPRETADNLKKSGAFVPGIRPGEQTAKYIDKVMTRLTLIGALYITFICLIPEFMRDAMKVPFYFGGTSLLIVVVVIMDFMAQVQTLMMSSQYESALKKANLKGYGR, encoded by the coding sequence ATGGCAAAGCAACCGGGATTAGATTTTCAAAGTGCCAAAGGTGGCTTTGGTGAACTGAAGCGCAGACTGTTGTTTGTTATCGGTGCACTGATTGTCTTCCGTATTGGCTCTTTTATTCCGATCCCCGGTATCGATGCCACTGTACTTGCCAAACTGCTTGAGCAACAGCGTGGCACCATCATTGAAATGTTCAACATGTTCTCTGGTGGTGCTCTCAGTCGTGCCTCAATCTTTGCACTGGGTATTATGCCGTATATTTCGGCCTCTATTATTATCCAGTTGCTGACGGTGGTTCATCCGGCGTTAGCGGAGATTAAGAAAGAAGGGGAGGCTGGCCGTCGTAAGATTAGCCAGTATACCCGTTATGGCACGCTGGTTTTGGCCGTATTCCAGTCGATCGGTATTGCTACCGGTCTGCCGAATATGCCTGGAATGCAGGGTCTGGTGATTAATCCAGGCTTTGCCTTCTACTTTACCGCTGTTGTGAGTCTGGTCACGGGAACAATGTTCCTGATGTGGCTGGGCGAACAGATTACTGAGCGTGGTATCGGTAACGGTATTTCGATCATTATCTTTGCTGGTATCGTTGCGGGTCTCCCGCCGGCCATTGGCCATACCATCGAGCAAGCGCGGCAAGGTGACCTGCACTTCCTCCTGTTGCTGTTGGTTGCAGTTCTCGTATTCGCAGTGACCTTCTTCGTTGTTTTCGTGGAACGTGGTCAGCGCCGTATTGTGGTGAACTACGCTAAGCGTCAGCAAGGTCGTCGTGTTTATGCTGCACAGAGCACACATTTACCGTTGAAAGTGAACATGGCAGGGGTTATCCCGGCAATCTTCGCTTCCAGCATTATCCTGTTCCCGGCAACGATAGCATCCTGGTTCGGGGGCGGTACCGGTTGGAACTGGCTGACAACAATTTCGCTGTATTTGCAGCCAGGACAGCCGCTTTATGTGCTACTCTATGCGACTGCAATCATCTTCTTCTGTTTCTTCTACACGGCGTTGGTTTTCAACCCGCGTGAAACAGCAGATAACCTGAAGAAGTCTGGTGCATTCGTACCGGGAATTCGTCCGGGAGAGCAAACGGCGAAGTATATCGATAAAGTAATGACACGTCTGACCTTAATCGGCGCACTGTATATTACTTTTATCTGCCTGATCCCGGAGTTCATGCGTGATGCCATGAAGGTTCCCTTCTACTTTGGCGGTACTTCACTGCTCATCGTAGTGGTTGTCATCATGGACTTTATGGCTCAAGTGCAAACTCTGATGATGTCGAGTCAGTACGAGTCTGCATTGAAGAAAGCTAACCTGAAAGGCTACGGCCGTTAA
- the rpmD gene encoding 50S ribosomal protein L30: MAKTIKITQTRSSIGRLPKHKATLVGLGLRRIGHTVEREDTPAVRGMINAISYMLKVEE; the protein is encoded by the coding sequence ATGGCGAAGACTATTAAAATTACACAAACCCGTAGCTCAATCGGCCGCCTGCCTAAGCATAAAGCCACTCTGGTTGGTCTGGGTCTGCGTCGTATTGGTCACACCGTTGAGCGTGAAGACACGCCAGCTGTACGCGGTATGATCAACGCGATTTCCTACATGCTGAAAGTGGAGGAGTAA
- the rplB gene encoding 50S ribosomal protein L2 — protein MAVVKCKPTSPGRRHVVKVVNPELHKGKPFAPLVEKNSKSGGRNNNGRITTRHIGGGHKQAYRIVDFKRNKDGIPAVVERLEYDPNRSANIALVLYKDGERRYILAPKGLKAGDQVQSGVDAAIKAGNTLPMRNIPVGSTVHNVEMKPGKGGQIARSAGTYVQIVAREGSYVTLRLRSGEMRKVEADCRATLGEVGNAEHMLRVLGKAGATRWRGVRPTVRGTAMNPVDHPHGGGEGRNFGKHPVTPWGIQTKGKKTRSNKRTDKFIVRRRSK, from the coding sequence ATGGCAGTTGTTAAATGTAAACCGACATCTCCGGGTCGTCGTCACGTAGTTAAAGTGGTGAACCCTGAGCTGCACAAGGGCAAACCTTTTGCTCCGTTGGTAGAAAAAAACAGCAAATCCGGTGGTCGTAACAACAATGGTCGTATCACTACCCGTCATATCGGTGGTGGTCATAAGCAGGCTTACCGTATTGTTGACTTCAAACGCAACAAAGATGGTATCCCGGCAGTTGTTGAGCGTCTTGAGTACGATCCGAACCGTTCTGCGAATATCGCACTGGTTCTGTACAAAGATGGCGAACGCCGTTACATCCTGGCCCCTAAAGGCCTGAAAGCTGGCGACCAGGTTCAGTCTGGCGTTGATGCTGCGATTAAAGCAGGTAACACCCTGCCGATGCGTAACATCCCAGTTGGTTCTACCGTGCACAACGTAGAAATGAAACCAGGCAAAGGCGGTCAGATTGCTCGCTCTGCTGGTACTTACGTGCAGATCGTTGCGCGTGAAGGTTCCTACGTTACCCTGCGTCTGCGTTCAGGTGAAATGCGTAAAGTCGAAGCTGACTGCCGCGCAACTCTGGGCGAAGTCGGTAACGCTGAGCACATGCTGCGCGTTCTGGGTAAAGCCGGTGCAACCCGTTGGCGTGGTGTTCGTCCTACCGTTCGCGGTACTGCGATGAACCCAGTCGATCACCCGCACGGTGGTGGTGAAGGTCGTAACTTTGGTAAGCACCCGGTAACGCCGTGGGGCATTCAGACCAAAGGTAAGAAGACCCGTAGCAACAAGCGTACTGATAAATTTATCGTACGTCGCCGTAGCAAATAA
- the rplE gene encoding 50S ribosomal protein L5: protein MAKLHDYYKDEVVQKLMTEFGYNSVMQVPRVEKITLNMGVGEAIADKKLLDNAAADLAAISGQKPLITKARKSVAGFKIRQGYPIGCKVTLRGERMWEFFERLITIAVPRIRDFRGLSAKSFDGRGNYSMGVREQIIFPEIDYDKVDRVRGLDITITTTAKSDDEGRALLAAFDFPFRK, encoded by the coding sequence ATGGCGAAACTGCATGATTACTACAAAGACGAAGTAGTCCAGAAACTCATGACTGAGTTCGGCTACAATTCTGTCATGCAAGTCCCTCGGGTCGAGAAGATCACCCTGAACATGGGTGTTGGTGAAGCGATCGCTGACAAGAAACTGCTGGATAACGCAGCAGCAGACCTGGCAGCAATCTCCGGTCAAAAACCGCTGATCACCAAAGCACGCAAATCAGTTGCAGGCTTCAAAATCCGTCAGGGCTATCCGATCGGCTGTAAAGTAACTCTGCGCGGCGAGCGCATGTGGGAGTTCTTTGAGCGCCTGATCACTATTGCTGTACCGCGTATCCGTGACTTCCGTGGCTTGTCTGCGAAGTCTTTCGACGGTCGTGGTAACTACAGCATGGGCGTTCGTGAGCAGATCATCTTCCCAGAAATCGACTACGACAAAGTCGATCGCGTTCGTGGTTTGGATATTACCATTACCACTACTGCGAAATCTGATGATGAAGGCCGTGCTCTGCTGGCTGCCTTTGACTTCCCGTTCCGCAAGTAA
- the rpsE gene encoding 30S ribosomal protein S5 — protein sequence MAHIEKQAGELQEKLIAVNRVSKTVKGGRIFSFTALTVVGDGNGRVGFGYGKAREVPAAIQKAMEKARRNMINVALTHGTLQHPVKGAHTGSRVFMQPASEGTGIIAGGAMRAVLEVAGVHNVLAKAYGSTNPINVVRATIDGLGNMKSPEMVAAKRGKSVEEILG from the coding sequence ATGGCACACATCGAGAAACAAGCTGGCGAACTGCAGGAAAAACTGATCGCGGTAAACCGTGTTTCTAAAACTGTTAAAGGTGGTCGTATTTTCTCCTTCACAGCTCTGACTGTGGTAGGCGATGGTAACGGTCGCGTCGGTTTTGGTTACGGTAAAGCGCGCGAAGTTCCAGCAGCGATCCAGAAAGCGATGGAAAAAGCTCGTCGCAATATGATTAACGTCGCGCTGACTCACGGCACCCTGCAGCACCCGGTTAAAGGTGCGCACACGGGTTCTCGTGTGTTCATGCAGCCGGCTTCTGAAGGTACCGGTATCATCGCCGGTGGTGCAATGCGCGCCGTTCTGGAAGTCGCTGGAGTTCATAACGTTCTGGCTAAAGCCTATGGTTCCACCAACCCGATTAACGTGGTTCGTGCAACTATCGACGGCCTGGGCAATATGAAGTCTCCGGAAATGGTCGCTGCCAAGCGTGGTAAATCCGTTGAAGAAATTCTGGGGTAA
- the rpsN gene encoding 30S ribosomal protein S14: protein MAKQSMKAREVKRVKLADKFFAKRAELKAIISDVNASDEDRWDAVLKLQSLPRDSSPSRQRNRCRQTGRPHGFLRKFGLSRIKVREAAMRGEIPGLKKASW from the coding sequence ATGGCTAAGCAATCTATGAAAGCACGCGAAGTTAAGCGTGTGAAATTAGCAGACAAGTTCTTCGCAAAACGCGCTGAACTGAAAGCGATCATTTCTGATGTGAACGCTTCTGACGAAGATCGTTGGGATGCCGTTCTCAAGCTGCAGAGTCTGCCGCGTGATTCCAGCCCTTCACGTCAGCGTAACCGCTGCCGTCAAACAGGTCGTCCGCACGGTTTCCTGCGGAAGTTTGGGTTGAGCCGTATCAAGGTCCGTGAAGCCGCAATGCGCGGTGAAATCCCGGGTCTGAAAAAGGCAAGCTGGTAA
- the rplX gene encoding 50S ribosomal protein L24 has translation MAAKIRRNDEVIVLTGKDKGKRGKVKNVLTSGKVIVEGINLVKKHSKPVPALNQPGGIVEKEAAIQVSNVAIFNAATGKADRVGFRFEEGKKVRFFKSNSETIK, from the coding sequence ATGGCAGCGAAAATCCGTCGTAACGACGAAGTTATCGTGTTGACCGGTAAAGATAAAGGTAAACGCGGTAAAGTAAAGAATGTCCTGACTTCTGGTAAGGTCATCGTTGAAGGTATCAACCTGGTTAAGAAACACTCAAAGCCGGTTCCGGCTCTGAACCAACCAGGTGGCATCGTTGAAAAAGAAGCCGCTATTCAGGTTTCTAACGTTGCAATCTTCAATGCGGCAACCGGCAAGGCTGACCGTGTAGGCTTTAGATTCGAAGAAGGCAAAAAAGTCCGTTTCTTCAAGTCTAATAGCGAAACTATCAAGTAA
- the rplO gene encoding 50S ribosomal protein L15, with protein MRLNTLSPAEGSKHASKRLGRGIGSGLGKTGGRGHKGQKSRSGGGVRRGFEGGQMPLYRRLPKFGFTSRKAMVTAEIRLSDLAKVEGGIVDLNTLKAANIVGVQIEFAKVILSGEVSAPVTVRGLRVTKGARAAIEAAGGKIEE; from the coding sequence ATGCGTTTAAACACTCTGTCTCCGGCCGAAGGGTCTAAACACGCTTCTAAGCGTTTGGGTCGTGGTATCGGTTCTGGCCTCGGTAAAACCGGCGGTCGTGGTCACAAAGGTCAGAAGTCTCGTTCTGGCGGTGGCGTACGTCGTGGTTTCGAGGGTGGTCAGATGCCTCTGTACCGTCGTCTGCCGAAATTCGGTTTCACCTCTCGCAAAGCAATGGTTACTGCAGAGATTCGTCTCTCTGACCTGGCGAAAGTTGAAGGCGGTATCGTTGACCTGAACACGCTGAAAGCAGCAAACATTGTCGGTGTTCAGATTGAATTTGCGAAAGTGATTCTGTCTGGTGAAGTTTCTGCACCGGTAACGGTTCGCGGTCTGCGTGTCACCAAAGGTGCTCGTGCTGCAATCGAAGCTGCTGGCGGTAAAATCGAGGAATAA
- the rpsQ gene encoding 30S ribosomal protein S17 — MTDKIRTLQGRVVSDKMQKSAVVAIERFVKHPIYGKFIKRTTKLHIHDENNECGIGDVVEIRECRPLSKTKSWTLVRVVEKAVL; from the coding sequence ATGACCGATAAAATCCGTACTCTGCAAGGTCGTGTTGTTAGTGACAAAATGCAGAAATCTGCAGTTGTTGCTATCGAGCGTTTCGTGAAGCACCCGATCTACGGTAAATTCATTAAACGTACGACTAAGCTGCACATCCACGACGAAAACAATGAATGCGGTATCGGTGACGTGGTTGAAATCCGCGAATGCCGTCCGCTGTCCAAGACTAAGTCCTGGACACTTGTTCGCGTTGTAGAGAAAGCGGTTCTGTAA
- the rpsS gene encoding 30S ribosomal protein S19: protein MPRSLKKGPFIDLHLLKKVEKAVESGDKKPLRTWSRRSTIFPNMIGLTIAVHNGRQHVPVFVSDEMVGHKLGEFAPTRTYRGHAADKKAKKK, encoded by the coding sequence ATGCCACGTTCTCTCAAGAAAGGTCCTTTTATTGACCTGCACTTGCTGAAGAAGGTAGAGAAAGCGGTGGAAAGCGGAGACAAGAAGCCCCTGCGCACCTGGTCCCGTCGTTCAACGATCTTCCCTAACATGATCGGTTTGACCATCGCTGTCCATAATGGTCGTCAGCACGTTCCTGTCTTTGTTTCCGACGAAATGGTCGGCCACAAGCTGGGTGAATTTGCACCGACACGTACTTATCGCGGCCACGCTGCAGATAAGAAAGCCAAGAAGAAATAA
- the rplC gene encoding 50S ribosomal protein L3: protein MIGLVGKKVGMTRIFTEDGVSIPVTVIEVEANRVTQVKGLENDGYQAIQVTTGAKKANRVTKPEAGHFAKAGVEAGRGLWEFRTEGEEYSVGQSISVEIFAEVKKVDVTGTSKGKGFAGTVKRWNFRTQDATHGNSLSHRVPGSIGQNQTPGKVFKGKKMAGQLGNERVTVQSLEVVRVDAERNLLLVKGAVPGATGSDLIVKPAVKA from the coding sequence ATGATTGGTTTAGTCGGTAAAAAAGTGGGCATGACCCGCATCTTCACTGAAGATGGCGTTTCTATCCCCGTCACCGTAATCGAAGTTGAAGCAAACCGCGTTACCCAGGTCAAAGGTCTGGAGAACGATGGTTACCAGGCGATCCAGGTTACCACCGGTGCTAAAAAAGCTAACCGTGTGACCAAACCGGAAGCAGGTCATTTTGCTAAAGCTGGCGTTGAAGCTGGCCGTGGTCTGTGGGAATTCCGCACCGAAGGTGAAGAATACTCAGTAGGCCAGAGCATCAGTGTTGAAATCTTCGCTGAAGTTAAAAAAGTAGACGTAACCGGTACCTCTAAAGGTAAAGGTTTCGCAGGTACCGTTAAGCGCTGGAACTTCCGTACCCAGGACGCGACTCACGGTAACTCCTTGTCTCACCGCGTACCGGGTTCTATCGGTCAGAACCAGACTCCGGGCAAAGTGTTCAAAGGCAAGAAAATGGCTGGCCAGCTGGGTAATGAGCGCGTAACCGTTCAGAGCCTGGAAGTAGTACGTGTTGACGCTGAGCGCAACCTGCTGCTGGTGAAAGGTGCTGTTCCGGGTGCGACCGGTAGCGACCTGATCGTTAAACCAGCTGTGAAGGCGTAA
- the rplR gene encoding 50S ribosomal protein L18 produces the protein MDKKSARIRRATRARRKLKELGATRLVVHRTPRHIYAQVIAPNGSEVLVAASTVEKAIAEQLKYTGNKDAAAAVGKALAERAIEKGIKDVSFDRSGFQYHGRVQALADAAREAGLQF, from the coding sequence ATGGATAAGAAATCTGCTCGTATCCGTCGTGCGACCCGTGCACGTCGCAAGCTCAAAGAGCTGGGTGCTACTCGCCTGGTGGTACATCGTACCCCGCGTCACATTTACGCACAGGTGATCGCCCCGAACGGTTCCGAAGTTCTGGTTGCTGCTTCTACTGTAGAAAAAGCTATCGCTGAACAACTGAAGTATACCGGTAACAAAGACGCCGCTGCAGCTGTAGGTAAAGCTCTGGCTGAGCGCGCAATCGAAAAAGGCATCAAAGATGTTTCTTTCGACCGTTCCGGTTTCCAATATCATGGTCGCGTCCAGGCACTAGCAGATGCTGCTCGTGAAGCTGGCCTTCAGTTCTAA
- the rpmJ gene encoding 50S ribosomal protein L36 codes for MKVRASVKKLCRNCKIIRRDGVVRVICSAEPKHKQRQG; via the coding sequence ATGAAAGTTCGTGCTTCCGTCAAGAAATTATGTCGTAACTGCAAAATCATCCGTCGCGACGGTGTCGTACGTGTGATCTGCAGCGCCGAGCCTAAGCATAAACAGCGCCAGGGCTGA
- the rplP gene encoding 50S ribosomal protein L16 codes for MLQPKRTKFRKVHKGRNRGLAQGTDVSFGTFGLKAVGRGRLTARQIEAARRAMTRAVKRQGKIWIRVFPDKPITEKPLEVRMGKGKGNVEYWVALIQPGKVLYEMDGVPEELAREAFKLAAAKLPIKTTFVTKTVM; via the coding sequence ATGTTACAACCAAAGCGTACGAAATTCCGTAAAGTGCACAAAGGCCGTAACCGCGGTCTGGCGCAGGGTACGGATGTTAGCTTCGGTACTTTCGGTCTGAAAGCTGTTGGCCGTGGTCGTCTGACTGCACGTCAGATCGAAGCAGCACGTCGTGCTATGACCCGTGCAGTTAAGCGTCAAGGTAAGATCTGGATCCGTGTATTCCCGGACAAACCGATCACCGAGAAGCCGCTGGAAGTGCGTATGGGTAAAGGTAAGGGTAACGTTGAGTATTGGGTTGCCCTGATCCAGCCTGGTAAAGTCCTGTATGAAATGGACGGCGTACCGGAAGAGCTGGCCCGTGAAGCATTCAAGCTGGCAGCAGCAAAACTGCCTATCAAAACCACCTTTGTAACTAAGACGGTGATGTAA
- the rpmC gene encoding 50S ribosomal protein L29: MKATELREKSVEELNAELLNLLREQFNLRMQAASGQLQQTHLLKNVRRDVARVKTLLTEKAGS; the protein is encoded by the coding sequence ATGAAAGCAACTGAGCTGCGTGAAAAAAGCGTTGAAGAGCTGAACGCTGAGCTGCTTAACCTGCTGCGTGAGCAGTTTAACCTGCGCATGCAAGCAGCATCCGGCCAACTGCAGCAGACCCATCTGCTGAAGAATGTGCGCCGTGATGTTGCACGCGTTAAGACTTTACTGACTGAGAAGGCGGGTTCGTAA
- the rpsH gene encoding 30S ribosomal protein S8 produces the protein MSMQDPIADMLTRIRNGQAANKVAVSMPSSKLKVAIANVLKEEGYIQDFKIEGDIKPELELTLKYFQGKAVVENIQRVSRPGLRIYKKKDELPKVMAGLGIAVISTSKGVMTDRAARQAGLGGEIICYVA, from the coding sequence ATGAGCATGCAAGATCCGATCGCGGATATGCTGACCCGTATCCGTAACGGTCAGGCCGCGAACAAAGTTGCGGTCTCTATGCCTTCCTCCAAGCTGAAAGTGGCAATTGCCAACGTGCTGAAGGAAGAAGGCTATATTCAAGATTTTAAAATCGAAGGCGACATCAAGCCGGAACTGGAACTGACTCTTAAGTATTTCCAGGGTAAAGCTGTTGTAGAAAACATTCAGCGTGTTAGCCGTCCTGGTCTGCGCATCTATAAGAAAAAAGATGAGCTGCCAAAAGTAATGGCTGGTCTGGGCATCGCTGTAATTTCTACATCTAAAGGTGTTATGACTGATCGTGCAGCGCGCCAGGCTGGTCTTGGTGGCGAAATTATCTGCTACGTAGCGTAA
- the rplN gene encoding 50S ribosomal protein L14, protein MIQEQTMLNVADNSGARRVMCIKVLGGSHRRYAGVGDIIKVTIKEAIPRGKVKKGDVLKAVVVRTKKGVRRPDGSVIRFDGNSCVILNNNSEQPIGTRIFGPVTRELRTEKFMKIISLAPEVL, encoded by the coding sequence ATGATCCAAGAACAGACTATGCTGAACGTCGCCGACAACTCCGGTGCACGTCGCGTAATGTGTATCAAGGTTCTGGGTGGCTCGCACCGTCGCTACGCAGGCGTCGGCGATATCATCAAAGTTACCATCAAGGAAGCAATTCCGCGTGGTAAGGTGAAAAAAGGTGATGTCCTGAAGGCGGTAGTGGTGCGCACCAAGAAGGGTGTTCGTCGCCCGGACGGTTCTGTCATTCGCTTCGATGGCAACTCTTGCGTTATTTTGAACAATAACTCAGAGCAGCCTATCGGAACGCGTATTTTTGGGCCGGTAACTCGTGAACTTCGTACTGAAAAGTTCATGAAAATTATCTCTCTGGCACCAGAAGTACTCTAA
- the rpsC gene encoding 30S ribosomal protein S3 produces the protein MGQKVHPNGIRLGIVKPWNSTWFANTKEFADNLDSDFKVRQFLTKELAKASVSRIVIERPAKSIRVTIHTARPGIVIGKKGEDVEKLRTVVANIAGVPAQINIAEVRKPELDAKLVADSITSQLERRVMFRRAMKRAVQNAMRLGAKGIKVEVSGRLGGAEIARTEWYREGRVPLHTLRADIDYNTSEAHTTYGVIGVKVWIFKGEILGGMAAVEQPEPAAQPKKQQRKGRK, from the coding sequence ATGGGTCAGAAAGTACATCCTAATGGTATTCGCCTGGGTATTGTAAAACCATGGAACTCTACCTGGTTTGCGAACACCAAAGAATTCGCTGACAACCTGGACAGCGATTTTAAAGTACGTCAGTTCCTGACTAAAGAACTGGCAAAAGCGTCTGTATCTCGCATCGTTATCGAGCGTCCGGCTAAGAGCATCCGTGTGACCATTCACACTGCTCGCCCGGGTATCGTTATCGGTAAAAAAGGTGAAGACGTAGAAAAACTGCGTACGGTCGTCGCGAATATCGCTGGCGTTCCTGCACAGATCAACATCGCTGAAGTCCGTAAACCGGAACTGGACGCGAAACTGGTAGCTGACAGCATCACTTCACAGCTGGAGCGTCGTGTGATGTTCCGCCGTGCTATGAAGCGTGCAGTTCAGAACGCCATGCGTCTGGGCGCGAAGGGTATCAAAGTTGAAGTTAGCGGCCGTCTGGGCGGCGCGGAAATCGCACGTACCGAATGGTACCGCGAAGGTCGCGTACCGTTGCACACTCTGCGTGCTGACATTGACTACAACACCTCTGAAGCGCACACCACTTATGGTGTAATCGGCGTTAAGGTATGGATCTTCAAAGGTGAGATCCTGGGTGGTATGGCTGCTGTTGAACAACCGGAACCGGCTGCTCAACCTAAAAAGCAGCAGCGTAAAGGCCGTAAGTAA
- the rplD gene encoding 50S ribosomal protein L4, producing the protein MELVLKDAQSALTVSETTFGRDFNEALVHQVVVAYAAGARQGTRAQKTRAEVTGSGKKPWRQKGTGRARSGSIKSPIWRSGGVTFAARPQDHSQKVNKKMYRGALKSILSELVRQDRLIVVESFSVEAPKTKLLAQKLKDMALEDVLIITGELDENLFLAARNLYKVDVRDAAGIDPVSLIAFDKVVMTAEAVKQVEEMLA; encoded by the coding sequence ATGGAATTAGTATTGAAAGACGCGCAGAGCGCGCTGACTGTTTCCGAAACTACCTTCGGTCGTGATTTCAACGAAGCGCTGGTTCACCAGGTTGTTGTTGCCTACGCTGCTGGTGCTCGTCAGGGTACTCGTGCGCAGAAAACTCGTGCTGAAGTAACTGGTTCAGGCAAAAAGCCATGGCGCCAGAAAGGTACCGGCCGTGCGCGTTCAGGTTCTATCAAGAGCCCGATCTGGCGTTCAGGTGGCGTGACCTTCGCTGCACGTCCGCAGGACCACAGTCAAAAAGTTAACAAAAAGATGTACCGCGGCGCGCTGAAAAGCATCCTGTCCGAACTGGTACGTCAGGACCGTCTGATCGTTGTCGAGTCATTCTCTGTTGAAGCACCGAAAACCAAGCTGCTGGCACAGAAACTGAAAGACATGGCGCTGGAAGACGTGCTGATCATCACCGGTGAACTGGATGAGAATCTGTTCCTGGCTGCGCGTAACCTGTACAAGGTTGACGTGCGTGATGCAGCGGGTATCGACCCAGTTAGCCTGATCGCCTTCGACAAAGTCGTTATGACTGCTGAAGCAGTTAAGCAAGTTGAGGAGATGCTGGCATGA
- the rplF gene encoding 50S ribosomal protein L6 → MSRVAKAPVVVPAGVEVKLNGQEVSIKGKNGELTRTINQAVEVKQADNTLTFAPREGYADGWAQAGTARALLNGMVIGVTEGFTKKLQLVGVGYRAAVKGNSVSLALGFSHPVDHALPAGITAECPTQTEIVLKGADKQLIGQVAADLRAYRRPEPYKGKGVRYADEVVRTKEAKKK, encoded by the coding sequence ATGTCTCGTGTTGCAAAAGCACCTGTCGTTGTTCCTGCCGGCGTAGAGGTAAAACTCAACGGTCAGGAAGTTTCGATCAAAGGTAAAAACGGCGAGCTGACTCGTACTATCAACCAAGCTGTTGAAGTTAAACAAGCAGACAACACCCTGACTTTCGCTCCGCGCGAAGGTTATGCGGATGGTTGGGCACAGGCAGGTACTGCCCGTGCGCTGCTGAACGGCATGGTTATTGGTGTTACCGAAGGCTTCACCAAGAAGCTGCAATTGGTCGGTGTTGGTTATCGTGCAGCTGTAAAAGGCAACTCTGTGAGTCTGGCCCTGGGCTTCTCTCACCCTGTTGACCATGCACTGCCGGCTGGCATCACTGCCGAATGCCCAACTCAGACTGAGATCGTGCTGAAAGGCGCTGATAAGCAGCTGATTGGTCAGGTTGCAGCTGATCTGCGCGCCTACCGTCGTCCTGAGCCTTACAAAGGCAAGGGTGTTCGTTACGCCGACGAAGTCGTGCGTACCAAAGAGGCTAAGAAGAAGTAA
- the rplV gene encoding 50S ribosomal protein L22, giving the protein METIAQHRHARSSAQKVRLVADLIRGKKVSQALDILTYTNKKAAVLVKKVLESAIANAEHNDGADIDDLKVAKIFVDEGPSMKRIMPRAKGRADRILKRTSHITVVVSDR; this is encoded by the coding sequence ATGGAAACTATTGCTCAACATCGCCATGCTCGTTCTTCTGCTCAGAAGGTTCGCCTCGTTGCTGACCTGATTCGCGGTAAGAAAGTGTCGCAGGCTCTGGATATTCTGACTTACACCAACAAGAAAGCGGCTGTACTGGTTAAGAAAGTCCTGGAATCTGCCATTGCTAACGCCGAACACAACGATGGCGCTGATATCGACGATCTGAAAGTTGCGAAAATTTTCGTAGACGAAGGCCCAAGCATGAAGCGCATTATGCCGCGTGCAAAAGGTCGTGCAGATCGCATCCTGAAGCGCACCAGCCACATTACTGTGGTTGTGTCCGATCGCTGA
- the rplW gene encoding 50S ribosomal protein L23 codes for MIREERLLKVLRAPHVSEKASTAMEKTNTIVLKVAKDATKAEIVAAVEKLFEVEVKDVNTLVVKGKVKRHGQRIGRRSDWKKAYVTLKEGQNLDFVGGAE; via the coding sequence ATGATCCGTGAAGAACGTCTGCTGAAAGTACTGCGCGCGCCGCACGTATCTGAAAAAGCATCTACCGCGATGGAAAAAACCAATACCATCGTTCTCAAAGTTGCTAAAGACGCGACCAAAGCAGAGATCGTTGCTGCTGTCGAGAAACTGTTCGAAGTAGAAGTTAAAGACGTAAACACCCTGGTTGTTAAGGGTAAAGTTAAGCGTCACGGACAGCGTATCGGTCGTCGTAGCGACTGGAAAAAAGCTTACGTCACCCTGAAAGAAGGCCAGAACCTGGACTTCGTCGGCGGCGCTGAGTAA